One stretch of bacterium DNA includes these proteins:
- the lepB gene encoding signal peptidase I, whose product MPRTNDDGKERAMPRWLQVVTWPFRKYREHHRRLSKTLRFFEGLAVALVIALVLREVAIQASWVPSTSMYPTLEKGDFLLVNRLVYLFNEPEPRDIIVFRHWTYDPRTLAEVETDFIKRCMAVPGEYFSFHGGFLWKDTDADHSDAGPLDESAYLRPAYIGKTFLPNPRETDFRSGEPFEDGVWYQVPEDRYLMLGDNRTRSADSRYWGY is encoded by the coding sequence GCAGGTCGTCACCTGGCCTTTCCGCAAATACCGAGAGCACCACCGGCGGCTGTCCAAGACCCTGCGCTTTTTCGAGGGCCTGGCCGTCGCCCTCGTCATCGCCCTCGTCCTGCGCGAGGTGGCCATCCAGGCCTCCTGGGTTCCCTCCACCTCCATGTACCCCACCCTGGAGAAGGGGGACTTCCTCCTGGTCAACCGCCTGGTGTACCTCTTCAACGAGCCCGAGCCGCGCGACATCATCGTCTTCCGCCACTGGACCTACGACCCGCGGACGCTGGCGGAGGTGGAGACGGACTTCATCAAGCGGTGCATGGCCGTGCCCGGGGAGTACTTCAGCTTCCACGGCGGCTTTTTGTGGAAGGACACGGACGCCGACCACTCCGACGCCGGGCCCCTGGACGAGAGCGCCTACCTGCGGCCCGCCTACATCGGCAAGACCTTCCTCCCGAATCCCCGGGAGACCGACTTCCGCTCCGGCGAGCCCTTCGAGGACGGGGTCTGGTACCAGGTCCCCGAGGACCGCTACCTCATGCTGGGGGATAACCGGACCCGCTCCGCCGACAGCCGCTACTGGGGTTAT